The proteins below are encoded in one region of Drosophila santomea strain STO CAGO 1482 chromosome 3R, Prin_Dsan_1.1, whole genome shotgun sequence:
- the LOC120452152 gene encoding uncharacterized protein LOC120452152 — MSSSLLAIFILLLLMTANLVSSSTGITETHSESSETGTAVQQAGESPNSTNKDQKDISFESTSYTKGLEKWKKERGRQKRFIRNPNYDLPPPHPGFGEETTVSLNI; from the exons ATGTCTAGTTCATTGTtggcaattttcattttattgttgCTTATGACTGCCAATCTGGTTTCTTCATCTACAGGAATCACCGAAACACACTCAGAGTCTTCTGAAACTGGAACCGCCGTCCAGCAAGCAGGAGAATCACCTAACAGCACGAATAAGGATCAGAAAGATATAAGCTTTGAATCAACTAGCTATACCAAAGGCCTcgagaaatggaaaaaggaGCGAGGTCGGCAGAAGAGATTCATACGGAATCCAAACTAT GATCTTCCACCGCCTCATCCGGGATTTGGAGAGGAAACAACCGTCAGCCTGAACATATAA
- the LOC120453183 gene encoding coiled-coil domain-containing protein 39 gives MNRTDDMKSASLNDYKLEAMASVGWAVDSDIPMASAENLAILKELTALRALKLELQQHMNSLDEREMAVERHTRNIEGTIQQNLTLYSSLKDDVIKEAHNVQLVILERNKIKEDLRKNNKELEEYTEYVKVTERKICQSKREIDELTSRIKSAKTTLVEWTEAMEDGNKGYQLIEKYYLDDQQKARELNTKRQLLQADIDKRRKQVVLLYDEQMTLEKNLERTACLYRSAHAERRQMVETWKSAVNQMTQREHDIQRSEVECAELAQKAQQTAQTYKEQDNQLTEVIENNRQVELAIEALNEESSDMKNQIQILIDATLLKEREVDGLRRELENLSNRVHLQRMDNRSQMKKRDEKAKELENFASVMEKVNARLKSVQNKALNAEQRLHILEEMMQAEEMALRNLDKEQEKVNEMLYRTQRQVIELQDEEKVLKVQNDSLNSNLAAIKRNQQQVNNELNRQTEIHYSLSFKCLEAERRLAEIKGLADDPEVEATNMARLNALEQEYEKLQRLIATTEAQNKKLNYNMNNLVVQYNADEKELEMVRFKIKEAQVYCEGTVKRLRQIRYENSELIVDLNMVKMRCSDLEVGIGGCEQGTYDLEQHRLAFRRAIKDRTVELRSQEDVLLLKKKHLNEELSTLRADLGERKKQIEAMKARFELTAQLLGKNEDGSIMTSTQLKVVSAQERQMLADEGDALNKKVLKAEKEVVALENTLRQFDKSNDNYRKTFRSVDENSKDRERAELELKELEAAYCRELEKLKVLRCKAQHYQQRHAEQRAEEEDLIIKIEKAKTSRAEHSSVLEKIERELDDQRLKLDRANREIRTQLREIKARPFSEEYLAQFERDLNLQELEARNTKALNMITDLANSDTAGTDIIGILLRKGIKLPMHLKRTCSRVSWNSSSSAKSSQGKDTASYLRVKGKKFPCGEASARSSVSDMSSLKDDTSSTTSHSSLSIISLELPLPKKK, from the exons ATGAATCGCACCGACGACATGAAGAGTGCCTCGCTAAACGACTACAAGCTGGAGGCCATGGCTTCCGTGGGCTGGGCGGTAGACTCGGACATTCCCATGGCGAGTGCCGAGAACTTGGCCATCCTGAAGGAACTGACTGCTCTGAGGGCGTTGAAGCTGGAGCTACAGCAGCACATGAATTCGCTGGACGAGCGCGAGATGGCAGTGGAACGGCATACCCGCAACATTGAGGGCACTATTCAGCAGAACCTG ACACTGTACAGCTCACTGAAGGATGATGTTATCAAGGAGGCGCACAATGTCCAGCTTGTAATACTGGAGCGCAACAAGATCAAGGAGGATCTGCGGAAGAATAacaaggagctggaggagtACACTGAATACGTCAAAGTCACTGAGC GTAAGATTTGCCAGAGCAAGCGCGAGATTGATGAGCTGACTTCCCGCATCAAGTCGGCCAAGACTACCTTGGTAGAGTGGACAGAGGCCATGGAAGACGGAAACAAGGGCTACCAGCTAATCGAAAAGTACTACCTGGATGACCAGCAGAAGGCCCGGGAACTGAACACCAAGCGGCAGCTATTGCAGGCGGACATCGACAAGCGGCGCAAGCAGGTGGTGCTCCTTTATGACGAGCAAATGACGTTGGAAAAGAATCTGGAGCGGACCGCTTGTCTCTACAGGTCTGCCCACGCGGAACGCCGCCAGATGGTGGAGACGTGGAAGAGCGCCGTGAACCAGATGACCCAGCGGGAGCACGACATTCAGCGCAGCGAGGTGGAGTGTGCGGAGCTGGCCCAGAAAGCACAGCAGACGGCGCAAACCTACAAGGAGCAAGACAACCAGCTTACCGAAGTGATCGAGAACAACCGCCAGGTGGAGCTTGCGATCGAGGCCCTGAACGAGGAAAGCTCCGACATGAAAAACCAGATCCAAATCCTGATTGATGCCACATTGTTAAAAGAGCGCGAGGTCGATGGCCTGCGTCGGGAACTGGAGAACCTCTCGAACCGGGTACACCTGCAGCGCATGGACAACCGCAGTCAAATGAAAAAGCGCGATGAGAAAGCCAAGGAGCTGGAAAACTTCGCCTCGGTAATGGAGAAGGTTAACGCTCGACTGAAGTCTGTACAGAACAAGGCCCTCAATGCGGAACAGCGGCTGCATATTCTGGAGGAGATGATGCAGGCGGAGGAGATGGCTCTGCGAAACCTGGACAAGGAGCAGGAGAAAGTCAACGAGATGCTGTACCGCACCCAGAGGCAGGTTATCGAGCTGCAGGACGAGGAAAAGGTCCTGAAGGTGCAGAACGACTCGCTTAACTCCAATCTGGCAGCCATCAAGCGCAATCAGCAGCAGGTCAATAACGAACTGAATCGGCAGACGGAAATCCACTACAGCCTGTCCTTTAAGTGCTTGGAGGCGGAGCGGCGTCTCGCCGAGATCAAGGGTCTGGCGGATGACCCCGAGGTGGAGGCTACTAACATGGCCCGGCTTAACGCCCTGGAGCAGGAGTATGAAAAGTTGCAACGCCTTATAGCCACCACAGAAGCGCAGAACAAGAAGCTAAACTACAACATGAACAACCTGGTCGTCCAGTACAACGCCGACGAGAAGGAGCTTGAAATGGTCAGGTTTAAGATTAAGGAGGCTCAGGTCTACTGCGAGGGCACCGTCAAGAGACTGCGCCAGATTCGTTACGAGAATTCCGAGCTTATAGTCGACCTCAACATGGTCAAGATGCGCTGCAGTGACCTCGAGGTTGGGATAGGGGGCTGCGAACAGGGCACCTACGACCTGGAGCAGCACCGCCTTGCCTTCCGTCGCGCCATCAAAGATCGCACCGTAGAGCTTCGCAGCCAAGAGGATGTGCTCCTCCTCAAGAAGAAGCATCTTAACGAGGAGCTCAGCACCTTGCGAGCCGACCTCGGAGAGCGGAAAAAGCAGATTGAGGCGATGAAGGCGCGCTTTGAACTTACCGCCCAATTGCTCGGCAAAAACGAGGACGGCTCTATCATGACCAGCACGCAGTTGAAGGTGGTCAGCGCCCAGGAGCGACAGATGTTGGCCGATGAAGGCGACGCCCTCAACAAGAAGGTTCTCAAGGCTGAGAAGGAAGTGGTCGCCCTGGAGAATACACTGCGCCAGTTCGACAAATCAAACGACAACTACCGCAAAACATTCCGATCTGTGGACGAAAACTCGAAGG ATCGCGAGCGGGCCGAGTTGGAGCTGAAGGAGCTTGAGGCGGCCTACTGCCGCGAGCTTGAAAAACTGAAGGTTCTAAGATGTAAGGCGCAGCACTACCAGCAAAGGCACGCAGAGCAGCgagcggaggaggaggacctGATTATTAAAATAGAAAAGGCGAAGACCAGTCGGGCGGAGCACTCGTCAGTTCTGGAGAAGATTGAGCGCGAACTGGACGACCAACGACTGAAGCTGGATAGGGCGAATCGAGAGATCCGGACGCAATTGAGGGAGATCAAGGCTCGCCCCTTTAGCGAGGAGTATTTGGCGCAGTTCGAGCGCGATCTAAATCTGCAAGAGCTAGAGGCGCGAAACACCAAGGCGCTGAACATGATCACCGATCTGGCGAACAGCGACACGGCCGGGACGGATATAATTGGAATCCTGTTGCGAAAGGGAATCAAGTTGCCGATGCACCTCAAGCGCACGTGCAGCCGTGTGTCATGGAACAGCAGCTCCTCGGCCAAGTCCTCGCAAGGCAAGGACACCGCCTCCTATCTTCGCGTTAAGGGCAAAAAGTTTCCCTGCGGGGAGGCTAGTGCCCGGTCCTCCGTCTCCGACATGAGCTCCCTGAAGGACGACACCTCTTCCACAACCTCCCATTCCAGCCTGAGCATCATATCGCTTGAGTTGCCCTTGCcgaagaaaaaataa
- the LOC120452460 gene encoding zinc finger protein 92 isoform X1 — translation MCSTSVLCPLCAVPSFGSIDALQQRLIKAANGPLACPFANCKELFLGLDKLTIHLFSHTSLMAQEKNGSPANGQPASPCAFVAAAAPKRRAKRTKSKAVVPPPQPGPPTLPSHCDICEFGFRNIELRDMHIRLVHENAEGVPKQKEPQQKELDQEPYKCHLCSKTFRMKGSLRIHLKVVHMMGVPCSNPSPAPTTIAVSPKLSICDRIRHTEPGALGNGNNSMCTTSQPYALSGALSMLQQSPSSPESGTVTPKLWECDVCSKSFTTKYFLKKHKRLHTGEMPYTCEICARTFTFQQSYHKHLLYHSEVKPHVCGVCGRAFKELSTLHNHQRIHSGEKPFKCEVCGKSFRQRVSFLVHTRIHTGVMPYKCELCQKTFRYKVSQRTHRCPTEEAQTPEQLIEAFLEVNDSPTQPSPASAETTAINSSSIADPEQEALLSQSIDDIVVEQCQKLGICGVEPRKEGQLIPLQPVAVVQFSGNGSPLQQLQNLRIYSPQQTELPSSDGEVFQRFLMDATTGS, via the exons ATGTGTTCCACCTCGGTGCTGTGTCCGCTGTGCGCGGTGCCCAGTTTTGGCAGTATTGATGCACTGCAGCAGAGGCTGATCAAGGCGGCGAACGGTCCACTTGCCTGTCCCTTTGCCAACTGCAAGGAGCTCTTTCTGGGACTGGACAAGCTCACCATCCACCTGTTCTCGCACACCAGTCTGATGGCTCAGGAGAAAAACGGGAGTCCAGCGAATGGCCAACCAGCTTCCCCCTGCGCCTTCGTTGCCGCAGCTGCTCCCAAACGGAGGGCTAAGCGAACAAAGTCCAAGGCCGTCGTCCCACCCCCACAGCCTGGTCCTCCCACTCTTCCCTCCCACTGTGACATTTGCGAATTCGGTTTCCGGAATATCGAGCTAAGGGACATGCACATCCGCTTAGTCCACGAAAACGCGGAGGGAGTGCCGAAACAAAAGGAGCCCCAACAGAAGGAGCTG GACCAGGAGCCCTACAAATGTCATCTCTGCTCCAAGACGTTTCGTATGAAGGGCTCCCTTCGAATTCATCTAAAGGTAGTGCACATGATGGGAGTGCCCTGCTCCAATCCCAGTCCCGCGCCCACCACCATTGCAGTTTCGCCCAAGCTGAGCATTTGCGATCGCATTCGACACACAGAGCCTGGAGCCCTTGGCAACGGAAACAACTCCATGTGCACCACATCCCAGCCATATGCTCTGAGTGGGGCGCTGAGCATGCTCCAGCAGTCCCCCAGCTCGCCGGAGTCGGGTACTGTCACCCCGAAGCTGTGGGAGTGCGACGTGTGCAGCAAGTCCTTCACCACCAAATACTTTCTTAAGAAGCACAAGCGGCTTCACACTGGCGAGATGCCGTACACGTGCGAAATCTGCGCCAGGACCTTCACTTTCCAGCAGTCGTACCACAAGCATTTGCTCTACCACAGCGAGGTAAAGCCTCATGTCTGCGGGGTTTGTGGACGCGCCTTTAAGGAACTATCTACTCTCCATAACCACCAGAGGATTCACAGTGGCGAAAAGCCCTTCAAATGCGAGGTCTGCG GCAAGAGTTTCCGGCAGCGAGTGTCCTTCCTTGTCCACACGCGCATCCACACAGGAGTGATGCCCTACAAGTGCGAGCTTTGCCAGAAGACGTTCAGGTACAAGGTCAGTCAAAGGACCCATCGATGTCCCACTGAGGAGGCCCAGACACCGGAGCAGCTGATAGAGGCGTTCCTCGAGGTCAACGACTCCCCCACTCAGCCCTCCCCAGCTAGCGCCGAAACAACTGCCATCAACAGCAGCTCGATTGCAGATCCGGAACAGGAGGCACTGCTCTCGCAGTCAATCGACGACATTGTGGTGGAGCAGTGCCAGAAGCTGGGCATCTGTGGAGTGGAGCCAAGGAAGGAGGGGCAGCTCATACCCCTACAGCCGGTTGCGGTTGTACAATTTAGCGGGAACGGCTCTCCACTGCAGCAACTCCAAAACTTGAGAATCTACTCGCCGCAACAAACGGAGCTACCCAGTTCCGATGGCGAAGTTTTTCAACGCTTTTTGATGGACGCCAC AACTGGATCCTGA
- the LOC120452459 gene encoding RNA polymerase II-associated factor 1 homolog, translating into MPPTINNSAVSSVAEKRTQRQTERKSEIICRVKYGNNLPDIPFDLKFLQYPFDSHRFVQYNPTSLERNFKYDVLTEHDLGVTVDLINRELYQADSMTTLDPADEKLLEEETLTPTDSVRSRQHSRTVSWLRKSEYISTEQTRFQPQNLENIEAKVGYNVKKSLREETLYLDRDAQIKAIEKTFSDTKSEITKHYSKPNVVPVEVLPIFPDFTNWKYPCAQVIFDSDPAPVGKNVPAQLEEMSQAMIRGVMDESGEQFVAYFLPTEQTLEKRRTDFIAGELYKDEEEYEYKIAREYNWNVKTKASKGYEENYFFVMRQDGIYYNELETRVRLNKRRVKVGQQPNNTKLVVKHRPLDSMEHRMQRYRERQLEVPGEEEEEIDDEVLEDEEQTQIIGETEKKIEDTAGVAQVASGENSPAQVTRDRQSRSRTRTRSGSSSGSGSGSGSRASSLSKSGSRSGSGSRSRTNSPAGSQKSGSKSRSRSRSRSKSGSRSRSRSRSRSGSRSRSGSRSVSQSPSRSRSGSPSGSGSSSGSGSEV; encoded by the exons ATGCCACCTACGATTAACAATTCGGCGGTAAGCAGTGTCGCCGAAAAGCGAACCCAGCGGCAAACGGAGCGCAA ATCCGAGATAATTTGCCGCGTGAAGTATGGAAACAACCTGCCGGATATACCCTTCGATCTGAAGTTCCTGCAGTACCCCTTCGACAGTCACCGCTTCGTGCAGTACAATCCAACGTCGCTAGAGCGTAACTTCAAATACGACGTTCTTACGGAGCACGATTTGGGTGTCACGGTGGACCTGATTAACCGGGAGCTCTATCAGGCCGACTCCATGACGACGCTGGACCCCGCCGATGAAAAACTGCTAGAGGAGGAGACCTTGACTCCCACTGACTCTGTGCGTTCGCGTCAGCATTCGAGGACCGTGTCATGGTTGCGCAAATCCGAGTACATCTCCACCGAGCAGACGCGCTTCCAGCCCCAGAACCTGGAGAACATTGAGGCCAAGGTCGGTTACAACGTCAAGAAGTCGCTTAGGGAGGAGACTCTCTACCTGGACCGCGACGCCCAGATCAAGGCCATCGAAAAAACCTTCAGTGACACCAAGAGCGAAATTACCAAGCACTATTCCAAGCCCAATGTGGTACCAGTGGAGGTACTGCCTATCTTCCCCGACTTCACTAATTGGAAGTACCCGTGCGcacaggtcatttttgacaGTGATCCGGCTCCTGTAGGAAAGAACGTGCCTGCCCAGCTAGAGGAAATGTCGCAGGCCATGATTCGCGGTGTGATGGACGAGAGCGGCGAACAGTTTGTCGCCTACTTCCTGCCCACAGAGCAGACTCTGGAGAAACGCCGCACCGACTTCATCGCTGGCGAGCTTTACAAAGACGAGGAGGAGTACGAGTACAAGATCGCTCGAGAGTACAACTGGAACGTAAAGACTAAAGCTTCCAAGGGTTACGAAGAAAACTACTTTTTCGTAATGCGGCAAGACGGCATCTACTACAACGAACTGGAAACCCGTGTGCGCCTTAACAAGCGTCGCGTTAAGGTTGGGCAGCAACCCAACAATACCAAGTTG GTTGTCAAGCATCGCCCGTTAGACAGCATGGAACATCGTATGCAGCGCTATCGCGAGCGCCAGTTAGAAGTTCCTGgcgaggaagaggaggagatCGATGATGAAGTTTTGGAAGACGAGGAGCAGACTCAAATTATTGGCGAGACAGAGAAGAAGATCGAGGATACCGCCGGTGTTGCACAGGTAGCATCTGGAGAAAACTCACCCGCCCAAGTAACCCGCGATCGACAGTCACGTTCTCGGACACGAACTCGCAGTGGGTCCAGTTCAGGTTCAGGATCTGGCTCCGGTTCGCGGGCCAGCAGTCTTTCAAAGTCTGGTTCTCGGTCTGGTAGCGGCTCCAGATCTCGCACAAATTCCCCGGCAGGATCCCAGAAGTCCGGATCGAAATCGCGATCACGTTCGCGATCCCGTTCGAAGTCCGGCTCTCGGTCGCGTTCTCGATCTAGATCCAGGTCCGGTTCCCGATCCCGTTCGGGCTCCAGATCTGTCTCGCAATCGCCCAGCCGATCACGGAGTGGCTCGCCTTCTGGTTCAGGATCCAGTTCTGGAAGCGGTTCAGAAgtataa
- the LOC120452460 gene encoding zinc finger protein 92 isoform X2, with protein sequence MCSTSVLCPLCAVPSFGSIDALQQRLIKAANGPLACPFANCKELFLGLDKLTIHLFSHTSLMAQEKNGSPANGQPASPCAFVAAAAPKRRAKRTKSKAVVPPPQPGPPTLPSHCDICEFGFRNIELRDMHIRLVHENAEGVPKQKEPQQKELDQEPYKCHLCSKTFRMKGSLRIHLKVVHMMGVPCSNPSPAPTTIAVSPKLSICDRIRHTEPGALGNGNNSMCTTSQPYALSGALSMLQQSPSSPESGTVTPKLWECDVCSKSFTTKYFLKKHKRLHTGEMPYTCEICARTFTFQQSYHKHLLYHSEVKPHVCGVCGRAFKELSTLHNHQRIHSGEKPFKCEVCGKSFRQRVSFLVHTRIHTGVMPYKCELCQKTFRYKVSQRTHRCPTEEAQTPEQLIEAFLEVNDSPTQPSPASAETTAINSSSIADPEQEALLSQSIDDIVVEQCQKLGICGVEPRKEGQLIPLQPVAVVQFSGNGSPLQQLQNLRIYSPQQTELPSSDGEVFQRFLMDAT encoded by the exons ATGTGTTCCACCTCGGTGCTGTGTCCGCTGTGCGCGGTGCCCAGTTTTGGCAGTATTGATGCACTGCAGCAGAGGCTGATCAAGGCGGCGAACGGTCCACTTGCCTGTCCCTTTGCCAACTGCAAGGAGCTCTTTCTGGGACTGGACAAGCTCACCATCCACCTGTTCTCGCACACCAGTCTGATGGCTCAGGAGAAAAACGGGAGTCCAGCGAATGGCCAACCAGCTTCCCCCTGCGCCTTCGTTGCCGCAGCTGCTCCCAAACGGAGGGCTAAGCGAACAAAGTCCAAGGCCGTCGTCCCACCCCCACAGCCTGGTCCTCCCACTCTTCCCTCCCACTGTGACATTTGCGAATTCGGTTTCCGGAATATCGAGCTAAGGGACATGCACATCCGCTTAGTCCACGAAAACGCGGAGGGAGTGCCGAAACAAAAGGAGCCCCAACAGAAGGAGCTG GACCAGGAGCCCTACAAATGTCATCTCTGCTCCAAGACGTTTCGTATGAAGGGCTCCCTTCGAATTCATCTAAAGGTAGTGCACATGATGGGAGTGCCCTGCTCCAATCCCAGTCCCGCGCCCACCACCATTGCAGTTTCGCCCAAGCTGAGCATTTGCGATCGCATTCGACACACAGAGCCTGGAGCCCTTGGCAACGGAAACAACTCCATGTGCACCACATCCCAGCCATATGCTCTGAGTGGGGCGCTGAGCATGCTCCAGCAGTCCCCCAGCTCGCCGGAGTCGGGTACTGTCACCCCGAAGCTGTGGGAGTGCGACGTGTGCAGCAAGTCCTTCACCACCAAATACTTTCTTAAGAAGCACAAGCGGCTTCACACTGGCGAGATGCCGTACACGTGCGAAATCTGCGCCAGGACCTTCACTTTCCAGCAGTCGTACCACAAGCATTTGCTCTACCACAGCGAGGTAAAGCCTCATGTCTGCGGGGTTTGTGGACGCGCCTTTAAGGAACTATCTACTCTCCATAACCACCAGAGGATTCACAGTGGCGAAAAGCCCTTCAAATGCGAGGTCTGCG GCAAGAGTTTCCGGCAGCGAGTGTCCTTCCTTGTCCACACGCGCATCCACACAGGAGTGATGCCCTACAAGTGCGAGCTTTGCCAGAAGACGTTCAGGTACAAGGTCAGTCAAAGGACCCATCGATGTCCCACTGAGGAGGCCCAGACACCGGAGCAGCTGATAGAGGCGTTCCTCGAGGTCAACGACTCCCCCACTCAGCCCTCCCCAGCTAGCGCCGAAACAACTGCCATCAACAGCAGCTCGATTGCAGATCCGGAACAGGAGGCACTGCTCTCGCAGTCAATCGACGACATTGTGGTGGAGCAGTGCCAGAAGCTGGGCATCTGTGGAGTGGAGCCAAGGAAGGAGGGGCAGCTCATACCCCTACAGCCGGTTGCGGTTGTACAATTTAGCGGGAACGGCTCTCCACTGCAGCAACTCCAAAACTTGAGAATCTACTCGCCGCAACAAACGGAGCTACCCAGTTCCGATGGCGAAGTTTTTCAACGCTTTTTGATGGACGCCACGTAG